A single Lactuca sativa cultivar Salinas chromosome 8, Lsat_Salinas_v11, whole genome shotgun sequence DNA region contains:
- the LOC111915122 gene encoding classical arabinogalactan protein 9-like: protein MARRNLTSSPSHSDSKDEQSAGDDDEGQHKDNRSGHCCSSTPSSTPIVSTITPPPPVISTPITTAPLPPPIFSNATITSTPIITSTIDSSVNVNTSDVGAKTEEPPKVTTEPLSPNPSNDSNPVLGGADFEFDSTYYSPYQIPNEDDDSTLATK, encoded by the exons ATGGCTCGCAGAAACCTCACTTCTTCACCTTCACATTCAGACTCGAAGGATGAACAGTCTGCAGGTGATGATGACGAAGGGCAGCATAAAG ACAACCGTTCAGGTCACTGTTGCTCCTCCACCCCATCTTCAACACCAATAGTTTCCACTATTACTCCACCACCGCCTGTCATTTCTACTCCAATCACTACCGCCCCATTACCACCACCTATTTTCTCCAACGCAACAATTACCTCTACACCTATCATCACTTCAACCATAGATTCTTCTGTCAACGTCAACACATCTGATGTGGGGGCGAAGACTGAAGAACCTCCTAAAGTCACCACAGAGCCTCTTTCACCAAATCcttctaatgattctaatccagtTCTTGGAGGAGCTGATTTTGAATTTGATTCTACATACTACAGTCCCTACCAAATTCCCAATGAGGACGATGACTCTACTCTGGCAACAAAGTAG